A single genomic interval of Nostoc commune NIES-4072 harbors:
- a CDS encoding thiamine pyrophosphate-binding protein, with protein sequence MIKLSDYVIQFIANLGVEHIFLLPGGGSMHLLDSVGRCQQLKYICNLHEQACAIAAEAYGQYTNNLGVALVTTGPGGTNTLTGVAGAWLDSTPCLFISGQVKTADLVGTRGVRQMGFQEINIVEMVKPITKYAVVVTDSKTIRYHLEKAVYLAKNGRPGPVWIDIPLDIQAAQIEETELVGFEKQEVEKPIDRSLLQQQISETISLLNQAKRPSILVGNGVRLAGVIEDFLQLIEILQIPVLTTWKTIDFLPESHWLFVGRPGAIGQRGANFTQQNSDLLITIGARLDFGQTAYNHQNFARGAKKIIVDIDSNEISKMMMCIDVPVCADAGDFIREFLQHKGKIISQDRSSWLNRCKDWQAKYPVILPEYWEESDRVNNYVLIDVLSEEMSEDDLLIPGSSGACSEITMQAFRVKPGMRIFNTEGLGSMGFGIASAIGGCLASAGKQTICIDGDGGFIMNVQELETARRLKLPIKFFILNNDGYVSIQNTQKNYFQGRYIASNPNSGLTLPDFSKLSAAFDIPYTKIANHGEIRQKIIEVLNSSSTFICEVLISPNQFTAPRITSISNPDGTMVSKPLEDMWPFLEREEFLANMIVPPIKE encoded by the coding sequence ATGATCAAACTTTCTGATTATGTAATTCAGTTTATTGCCAATTTGGGTGTAGAGCATATTTTTTTATTGCCCGGAGGAGGATCTATGCACCTACTAGACTCTGTAGGTAGGTGTCAACAATTAAAATATATTTGCAATCTTCATGAACAAGCTTGCGCGATCGCAGCCGAAGCGTATGGACAGTACACCAACAACTTAGGAGTAGCTTTAGTCACCACAGGGCCGGGGGGAACCAACACTCTCACTGGAGTTGCTGGAGCTTGGTTAGATTCTACACCTTGTTTATTTATATCAGGTCAAGTTAAAACTGCTGATTTAGTAGGTACGCGTGGTGTACGGCAGATGGGGTTTCAAGAGATAAATATCGTAGAGATGGTGAAACCAATTACTAAATATGCTGTAGTAGTGACAGACTCCAAAACCATCCGCTATCATCTAGAAAAAGCTGTTTACCTGGCTAAAAATGGTAGACCTGGGCCTGTGTGGATTGATATTCCCTTGGATATTCAAGCTGCCCAAATAGAAGAAACTGAATTAGTTGGCTTTGAGAAGCAGGAAGTAGAAAAGCCAATTGATCGCAGTTTACTACAACAACAGATTAGTGAAACTATTAGTCTATTAAATCAGGCAAAAAGACCCTCTATTTTAGTGGGTAATGGAGTGAGATTAGCTGGAGTAATAGAAGATTTCTTGCAGCTAATTGAGATCCTCCAAATTCCTGTTCTCACCACATGGAAAACCATTGATTTTTTGCCGGAATCTCACTGGTTATTTGTCGGTAGACCTGGAGCAATCGGACAGCGAGGAGCTAACTTTACTCAACAAAACTCTGACTTATTAATAACTATTGGAGCTAGGCTAGATTTTGGCCAAACTGCATACAATCATCAAAATTTTGCTCGAGGGGCTAAAAAAATTATTGTTGATATTGACTCTAATGAAATTAGTAAAATGATGATGTGTATTGATGTCCCTGTCTGTGCCGATGCAGGTGATTTTATTAGAGAATTTTTGCAACACAAGGGTAAAATTATCTCTCAAGATCGTAGTAGCTGGCTTAATCGTTGCAAAGATTGGCAAGCTAAATACCCTGTAATCCTTCCCGAATATTGGGAAGAGTCAGATAGAGTTAATAACTACGTTCTTATTGATGTTTTATCTGAAGAGATGTCAGAAGATGATTTATTGATTCCTGGTAGTTCGGGAGCTTGTAGTGAAATTACCATGCAAGCGTTTAGAGTTAAGCCTGGAATGCGAATTTTTAACACCGAAGGACTAGGATCTATGGGTTTTGGTATTGCATCTGCCATTGGAGGCTGTTTAGCAAGTGCAGGAAAACAAACCATTTGTATTGATGGAGATGGCGGATTTATCATGAATGTTCAGGAATTAGAAACTGCCAGGAGATTAAAATTACCTATTAAATTTTTTATTTTGAATAACGATGGATATGTTTCTATTCAAAATACTCAAAAAAATTATTTTCAAGGCAGATATATTGCTAGTAATCCTAATAGTGGGTTAACCTTGCCTGATTTTAGTAAACTTAGTGCAGCTTTTGATATTCCTTATACCAAAATAGCTAATCATGGAGAAATTAGACAAAAGATAATAGAGGTATTAAATTCATCTTCAACCTTTATTTGTGAAGTGCTTATATCACCTAATCAATTTACTGCTCCTCGTATTACTTCCATAAGCAATCCAGATGGCACAATGGTTTCTAAACCGCTTGAAGATATGTGGCCCTTTTTAGAGCGAGAGGAGTTTTTGGCTAATATGATTGTTCCTCCTATTAAGGAATAA
- a CDS encoding N-acetylneuraminate synthase family protein has protein sequence MNNIDKRLLFILEIANNHNGSVEHGLEIIRQFGEIKENFREIFQFGFKLQYRDLDTFIHPDFQNRFDLKYIKRFSDTRLTETEFRLLVEEMEKLGFIKICTPFDENSVNKIEDHNFDIIKIASCSLTDWPLLERIAQTNKPIIASTAGVELEAIDKVVSFFLHREKDISLMHCVGEYPTKDNHLQLNQIELLKQRYPQIKIGYSTHEDPDNIEAVKIAIAKGATIFEKHVGVATKTISLNNYSANTTQIKKWLESVQLALNMCGVVGQRQKFSQTEQYSLFSLRRGVFAKHPIKKGEKVDLSNTFLAIPTIENQITANDMSKYTYFYAEENFPINQAIMSVNTRRVEIREQVYEIIQKVKKLLKKSRVVVPQQLEFEISHHYGIEKFYQFGCTIINYINREYCKKLIVVLPGQSHPEQYHKVKEETFIVQYGDVNIIINGEDKKCTAGNIVTIERGAKHTFSSENGAVLEEISSTHHQDDSYYTDSNIAAKKDRKTQLTYWIN, from the coding sequence ATGAATAATATCGATAAGAGGCTATTGTTTATATTAGAAATAGCAAATAATCACAATGGTTCTGTAGAACATGGTTTAGAAATCATTCGTCAATTTGGCGAAATAAAAGAAAATTTTAGAGAGATATTCCAATTTGGATTTAAACTTCAATATCGTGATTTAGATACATTTATTCATCCTGATTTTCAAAACAGATTTGATTTAAAATATATTAAGCGTTTTTCCGATACAAGACTAACAGAAACAGAATTTAGATTGTTAGTAGAAGAAATGGAGAAATTAGGATTTATCAAAATTTGTACTCCCTTTGATGAAAATTCAGTTAATAAAATAGAAGATCATAATTTTGACATAATTAAAATAGCTAGTTGTTCTCTAACAGATTGGCCTTTATTAGAAAGAATAGCTCAAACTAATAAGCCCATTATTGCTTCTACAGCCGGAGTAGAGTTAGAAGCAATTGATAAGGTTGTAAGTTTCTTTTTACATCGAGAAAAAGATATATCTCTAATGCACTGTGTAGGTGAATATCCCACAAAAGATAATCATCTGCAATTGAATCAAATTGAATTATTAAAGCAACGTTATCCACAAATTAAAATAGGTTATTCTACTCACGAAGACCCTGATAATATTGAAGCAGTTAAAATCGCCATAGCTAAAGGAGCTACTATTTTTGAGAAACACGTTGGTGTAGCAACAAAAACTATATCTTTGAACAATTATTCAGCCAACACTACCCAAATAAAAAAATGGTTAGAATCAGTACAATTGGCCTTAAATATGTGCGGAGTAGTAGGTCAAAGGCAAAAATTTAGTCAAACCGAACAGTATAGTTTATTCTCTTTGAGAAGGGGAGTATTTGCTAAACATCCAATTAAAAAAGGCGAAAAAGTTGATTTAAGCAATACTTTTTTGGCAATTCCCACTATAGAAAATCAAATCACAGCTAATGATATGTCTAAATATACATATTTTTACGCTGAAGAAAATTTCCCAATAAATCAAGCAATTATGTCAGTAAATACTAGGAGAGTAGAAATTAGAGAACAAGTATACGAAATTATCCAAAAAGTCAAAAAACTGCTCAAAAAAAGTAGAGTAGTTGTACCACAACAATTAGAATTTGAAATATCTCATCATTATGGTATTGAAAAATTTTATCAATTTGGCTGTACGATCATTAATTACATCAATCGTGAATACTGTAAAAAATTAATTGTAGTTTTGCCTGGACAGAGCCATCCAGAACAATATCACAAGGTCAAAGAAGAAACATTCATTGTACAGTATGGCGATGTCAATATAATTATTAATGGCGAAGATAAAAAATGCACAGCAGGCAATATTGTAACTATAGAGAGAGGTGCTAAACACACTTTTAGTAGTGAAAATGGAGCAGTATTAGAAGAAATTTCATCAACTCATCACCAAGATGATTCTTATTATACAGATTCAAATATTGCAGCTAAAAAAGACAGAAAAACTCAACTAACTTACTGGATTAATTAG
- a CDS encoding NAD-dependent epimerase/dehydratase family protein: MTKILIEDLQHILIHTELLWDEMNEKRIFITGGTGFFGCWLLESFTYIVEQLKLSAQAVILTRNPERFKQKCPHLFNHPALKFHQGDICNFSFPKGEFSHLIHAGTSTNAKLYQAHQLEMFNEIIEGTRRTLEFAKVSGVKKYLLTSSGAVYGKQPNIISHIPETYQGSPDPCNISSSYGEGKRASELLCTLYHQQYGMETKIARCFAFIGAYLPLNLHFAIGNFIRDAIEGKNIEIKGDGTPLRSYLYASDLMIWLWKILFKGKSCFPYNVGSDQAISISELAKTVAEVCSPTTDIYIAEAPLDGQIPERYIPSVQRAYLELELKQKIDLKVSIKKFMDSQTEINYE; the protein is encoded by the coding sequence ATGACCAAAATATTAATAGAGGATTTACAACATATTCTCATCCATACAGAATTATTATGGGATGAAATGAATGAAAAGCGGATATTTATTACCGGGGGAACAGGTTTTTTTGGCTGTTGGTTGCTAGAGAGTTTTACTTATATAGTTGAGCAATTAAAATTGTCTGCTCAAGCAGTGATTCTAACAAGAAATCCAGAGAGATTCAAACAAAAATGTCCTCATTTATTTAATCACCCTGCTTTAAAATTTCATCAAGGGGATATCTGCAACTTTTCATTTCCTAAAGGAGAGTTTTCTCATTTAATTCATGCAGGAACTTCCACTAACGCTAAGTTATATCAAGCTCATCAATTAGAAATGTTCAATGAAATCATAGAAGGTACAAGAAGAACCTTAGAATTTGCGAAAGTATCAGGAGTAAAAAAATATTTATTAACTAGTTCAGGGGCAGTTTATGGCAAACAACCTAATATAATCTCTCATATTCCTGAAACCTATCAAGGTTCTCCCGATCCTTGTAATATATCATCCAGTTATGGAGAAGGGAAAAGAGCTTCTGAATTACTTTGTACACTATATCATCAGCAATATGGTATGGAAACTAAAATTGCTCGATGTTTTGCATTTATAGGAGCATATTTACCCCTTAATCTTCATTTTGCTATTGGTAATTTTATTCGAGATGCAATCGAAGGAAAAAATATTGAAATTAAAGGAGATGGAACACCCTTAAGATCGTATTTATATGCATCAGATTTGATGATTTGGTTATGGAAAATTTTATTTAAAGGTAAAAGTTGTTTTCCCTATAATGTTGGCTCAGATCAGGCAATATCCATTAGTGAATTAGCTAAGACGGTGGCGGAAGTATGTTCACCAACCACAGATATTTACATAGCTGAAGCTCCACTAGATGGTCAAATTCCTGAAAGATATATACCTTCGGTTCAAAGAGCTTATTTAGAATTAGAATTAAAGCAAAAAATTGACTTAAAAGTGTCGATAAAAAAATTTATGGATTCACAAACGGAGATAAATTATGAATAA